A stretch of DNA from Kwoniella mangroviensis CBS 8507 chromosome 1 map unlocalized Ctg01, whole genome shotgun sequence:
TCAGACTGATCTCCATTCTTGACATAAATAGGAACTTGGAGATTTGATGAATTCACCTCCCAAGGGAATTCAGGTAgtaccagatgaagataacTTTCAAATTTGGACTATCACCATAACTGGACCTGTGAGTCGTCTTTGGCCTACCACGGAACCTCCGCTACATCtgcgatgatggagagatacGAATTTCCACACACAAAGTTTTATGTGCTATTTCGATAAacgaaggaaggaaggaaggaagcagaagagagaaatgttgtctcttcccttccttgtTACATCAAACAGTGGCAAGCCATTCTCGCGCATGAGGTGATGATTTACTGACTGATCTGTCGGTGGGATTGGTGACTTCAGCCAAACACACCTTATCATAAAGGTAAATTCAAGTTGACTGCCGATTTTACTAAAGATTATCCATTCAAACCTCCCGTGGTGAGTCTAGTATCTAAAATTGGAATCTCTCTCAACTCAAACGTTCGACCCTTACCAACTCAACTCATTGGtgttcatcatcagctaaatTCCTCATTTTGCCTACACAGCTTCTTTTCAAAACTAAGATGTATCATCCTAATGTGGATAGCGATGGCAAGTGAGTACGACTTGGTCCGACCAgtcattccttctcatcattcattcgaATCAGTAGCTGAATTTTCCATTGCTCGTTAGCTTATGCATAGGTTTACTCAAGACTGAAAATTGGAAACCTGCTACCAAGATGTCAGGAGGTTAGTCCCAGTGATTGACACGTGACCCTTCTTATTGATTCACCGGAGTTTCCAACTATTTCaattgatatactgatttaCTTGTATGTTACTCATAGTCCTCCAAGCTATACACGATTTGATCGAGACTCCGAATCCTGACGATCCGCTCGTTTCCTCCATTGTAAGTTACTTGTCCTTCCTGATCTGAAACAGGATCACTTGCTGACGAGGACGTTGGACGTATATAGGCAGAACAATATACCACAGATCGAAAGGGGTTTGACAAGAAGGCCGCTGAGTATACTAGCAAGTATGCTACCTAGGTCTGTCTAGACTCGTTTGACAGTCTCGTCAGATCTGGTTTGCTGAGATGGTCAAGCGtaagggagaaagaaggagagactGATTATGATCGCCATGTATATACCCCGCATTTATATTAGTTTGTATGTATTTATCTGTATGTCATGTTTCAGCATATTATCTACATCGTCTATCGATGGCTTTCGATCAGATGCAATGATCGCACACAGGTTGCAGTCTCTGCTTGCAGCACATAGCAACTACCCACAAGGGATTAAAGTCGTTGTTGATCGAACTCTCCATGATATACATCAGCAATCCTCGATATGATCCAGATTTCTATTATCATCGTGCAATGTCTTTAATCAGAAAAGAGGATACATCCCAAAGCTACAAAACTACCAAAACCAAAGAAGTCCAGTATGATTTTGCAACTAAACCACTTAAGCGGATCGTCTGGCTTTCTTGGCAGCTTTGACAGCGGCGTTGTGGgttttcttctcctcggcGTGTTTGGCGAGAGCGGCCTTGTAGTCGGCAACGGTCTCCTTTTGAGCTTCggttcttctcttcttgagaGATCGGAGGTGTCTCTTTCTTTGGAGTCGGAGAGGAGTGACGAGTCGCTGGATGAGTCGTAAACAATCAGTAAAAGTCACTCTCTATATGTGCGTATGCGCAGGAtgtaggaggtaaaggtggcGGGGACACGTGATGATAGGTAAATGTGTACACAACACTCACTTGGATCTTAGGAGCCTTGGTGGTGGTCTTTCCGTTCTTCTTGGTAACTTCCCTTCGAACAACGAATTTTCtaacatcatcttccttggaCAAGTTGAAGAACTTTCTGATCTTGGTGGCTCTCTTGGGACCTAGTCGTTTGGGGAGGACAGTGTCGGTAAGACCTGGgatatccttttcaccttgtttGACGATGGCGACGGCGAGAACACCAATGTCGTTTCCGACGATACATCCTCGAACGGACTATAGCAAGACCACCCATCAGTTTCACAATTCATTTTCCATAAAAGTAGGTTAACccacctttctctttctctcacCGTCTCGTCGAGCTCGGTAACAAGAGTGTCCATCAGCAAGGAGGAGTCGGGTTCTGTTTTGGAGGAGGACACCTATGAAAGTCAAAAATGGTAATATCAATCCTCTGATCTCCTTTCCTCCGATGTAAGATGCAGATGAACTCATGACCCACCTTGTTTCATGGGGAAACCTTGCTTGTCGTTACCACCAGTAACTCTAACGACGTAACCGGCGAATTCCTCTCCAAGGGAATCGATGGGGACCTCTTGACCCATTCTCTTTTCTAAGAAAACTCGACTATGGAGATGATAGCAGTGACAACGTCAGCGTGACATCTCCTCTCCTCCAACAAGTCATCTCTCCACTCCCGCCATCCTATCCTCTGTCCTTCTACTACTGTTATCCATTACACATTTTTCCATCTAATTCGACAATCCATATTTTCTCCTCCTGTTGACAaatcagcaacagcaaaCTCACGTCTTTCTCTCATCCTCGAAGTCAATAAGCTTTTGAGCGCCAGTGGCAGGGTTGGAGAAGTTGACCTTCATTTTGAATGACTTGATGGATAAGAGGAGAAGAGTGACGAGTcacgatgaagatgtatctgatgatatccaacAGACAGAGAGAGACTGGCTGCAACTGCAAACGCAAACCCACAGCAGTCTGTAGTCCACAATTTTGCACAAGACTCAATTTCTCCGGTTTATGCCACCCGCGGGATTTTGATGTCGGAGTTTGGTTTACCGCCTCGGCATTATACTTGATGCGTTTACAGTATATTTCGGCGATATTGCCACGCAGCTAAAAGTGGCGATTCGATGTAAATTGTGACTTGTAGATTTCAACATGAAGGTCAAGCTCACCAACCTGTACACCCTCCGTCGTCGATTCCCTGGCACATCCATCTTggttcatctccattccaGTCATACACTTGgtctcctcatccatcaagaaCTGCGTGAGTTTGgcatcaccaccatcgttatcatcatctcgcTCGGACCATCTGACATACTACTTTGTATCCTCCAGTGCGGCTCCCCTATCCTCCCTCGTCGGTAAATCAGCAGtaacaaaaagaaaagtcCTTCAAAATGGGTCGGTAAGTTTAGGAATTCCAACTATCGTAGAagtagatgtggatgtagatggaaagaggaagcAGTGTCGCAGTGTCAATGACTTTGGCTGGTGGCTGGTGGTAGATGTCAAAAGATAAATGGGATAGGATGGGGCTAGAGCATCTATATGGTTACGGCTATACAGATTGCTGACTTTTGCTTTTTATGGGGTTTTTCTCAAAATAGAATGCACTCCTCAGGAAAGGGTATGTCAGCCTCTGCCTTACCTTACAGAAGATCTCAACCATCTTGGTCAAAGGCTACCCCCGAGGAAGTTTTCGACCAAATCTTCAAATTGGCCAGAAGAGGTTTATCCCCATCTCAAATTGGTGTCGTCCTCAGAGATTCTCACGGTATCCCCCAAGTTAAGAACGTGACTGGTAACAAGATTTTGAGAATCCTCAAGACCAACGGTGAGTCTGATTTTCTTTATCCTCAGCCAAACCAACAGTttcaatcaaatcatcatcatcatcttctttttttttggatGAGTCGTCTGACAATAAACTGATGTTGTTTTCTGATGATTTTAGGTCTCGCCCCTTCCATTCCTGAGGACATGTACCACCTCATCAAGAAGGCCGTTTCCGTCCGAAAGCACCTCGAGAGAAACAGAGCCGACAAAGATGGTAAATTGTGAGTATATCGTGCTCTGGTACTGCGCACCAAAAAAATGTCGAACGTATCACTAAAATACCATTTTCTCAAACCAGCCGAATGATTCTTATCGAATCCAGAATCCACAGACTCGCTCGATACTACATCAAGACCCAACAACTCCCTGCTACCTTCAAATACGAGGCTGCTACCGCTTCTACCCTCGTCGCTTAAACGGTTTGACAAGGTGATTGAGAGTGGATATGGGGATTTTGTAGATTTGGGAAATGCATTTGGTTTCTCTCATCGATTCATCTATAACATTCAATCGTTGTTGCATTCTCGAGACTGACTCGGCCTCCGTCTGAATTTTGGCAGTGGATTCTGGGCAGGTTGGGTATGATCAATTTAGGACTTCTTTGCAATCTGTTGGCGAAGGAGAGCCACCTTTGACTGACTCATAGATGCATACAACAGGTCTCACAAGTATGTTACAAGATCTAAATCCCCATCAGTACAAGTTGCAGATCGTTTTCACATGTTATATCGACCCAGGTATACCTTAACGTcaggaagaggtgatgacTCCATACCGGATCTATTATGCTCTACCGACACCTTGAGGTGTAACATTCGTACTTCCTCCTTGGACCGTTCCATTCGGTGAACTGTCTCCTGCCATCCAGCCATTGGCATGTGCCGTGGTGGAGGAAGTGTACGCTTCTTCCTGTTGTCTCGTCAATTCCCTCTGTCGTTTCAAATTCGCTTCTCTGCGTTCTAGTAGGGAGATGAATGCTTTGCGGTGGAAGTAATTCATTGATGAGACCGCCTGACGACCGACCTTTGAATGGGGTCAGCGAAATATGTGATACCAGTGCGAAGATAGAATTGTCAGTGCGAAGATAGACTTACAGGATATTGTTGTAGGGTGATCAACAATTCCAGTGCATTCTCCCTTACTCCTACCCACCGATGGAATAAGCCATTAGCAATTGGCATTAGTCCACCCCAATGTGCTGGTAAATGAGTTAAGAGCTACATTTCACAGATAGAAACATCAGTAGATGATTCCGTTTGACTGAAGGTCCATTGAAATGTccaggaagaaggattacAACCACATACCTCGACCACCTGATCATAGTTCCTTATAACATTATTCAGCGCACCGAAGatagcttcagcttcagcatcagaCATATTTTTCGCCAATCGTAATCTCGCAATTTGATGTTGAACATCAAAGCCGACTGATCGTTTTTTCAACCGCGATTGCCAGTCCTACGATATTCCAATTCGTAAATTCATTAGTACAAACTCCGCTCAGGATACTATCCTATGTGTTTGATatgacatcttcttcaatactCACCTTAGCAAACAACTTATAGctcctcgtcttcctccaCGCCTCGACTCTATAGGAATTAGTCCACAACTCCCTCTGTTTACTCTGATCATCCGCAAATACCGCTCCACTACCCAGCACACCATCATGGTAGGGTACAGATGGGTATCCAATTTTGGTCGATCCAGTCTGGGTATACTCCTGATGCGAGGCAATCCTTACAAATCGATTGAGGTAATCGACAAATCTCAAGCGAATATTGGATTCGCCATAATGAGAGGTGGTAGCTGATAAGATCTGTAAGATTGAGCTCATCAGTTCATCTACCTTTTGACCCATTCCAAGCGGAATAAaacccacctcatccatgAACTGATTATCTAAACAATCACTCTTCGCAATACTGTTCATCTTAGCCTGAGGTGTACCAGATGTAGTACtaggatcatcttcaactttgatcATACTTGAACTTCCTAAACTCGTTTCAGATGATCTACCAGATCTCATCGATCCTACATTCGCAGCATTCACGCTACTCGCATTGTTACTTCCAGTCATCCCGCCCGAGCCCGTATTGGTTATATTGTTGCTAGACGATTGTAAATTCTTCGATACGGTTATTTTACCAGTTTCCAAATTACACAACACATCCCATGTCGTTGGTAACTCTTCGAATCGAGGATTAGTCACTCCCGCAACGAATCCTGAAAATTCTTCTAAGATGTCTAACGATG
This window harbors:
- a CDS encoding 40S ribosomal protein uS15, whose translation is MHSSGKGMSASALPYRRSQPSWSKATPEEVFDQIFKLARRGLSPSQIGVVLRDSHGIPQVKNVTGNKILRILKTNGLAPSIPEDMYHLIKKAVSVRKHLERNRADKDGKFRMILIESRIHRLARYYIKTQQLPATFKYEAATASTLVA
- a CDS encoding 40S ribosomal protein eS6, which encodes MKVNFSNPATGAQKLIDFEDERKTRVFLEKRMGQEVPIDSLGEEFAGYVVRVTGGNDKQGFPMKQGVLLQNRTRLLLADGHSCYRARRDGERKRKSVRGCIVGNDIGVLAVAIVKQGEKDIPGLTDTVLPKRLGPKRATKIRKFFNLSKEDDVRKFVVRREVTKKNGKTTTKAPKIQRLVTPLRLQRKRHLRSLKKRRTEAQKETVADYKAALAKHAEEKKTHNAAVKAAKKARRSA